The following nucleotide sequence is from Bacteroidota bacterium.
AAGGTGTAGGCGGAAATCCTGTGTTTTTTCAGCGTGGCACCGGTGCTTACCTCGACGATATTGACAACAACCGCTACATCGATTATGTAGGTTCCTGGGGACCCATGATTCTCGGCCACCGGCATCCCGAAGTGTTGGAAGCCCTTTCAAATACACTCGAAACAGGCACCAGCTTTGGCGCACCCACCCTAATAGAAACCCAACTTGCTGAATTGATAAAAAAAATGGTTCCCTCTGTAGAACTGGTGCGGATGGTGAATTCAGGTACCGAAGCTACCATGTCTGCTATTCGCCTCGCGCGGGGGTTCACAGGACGAAATAAAATAATCAAATTCGAAGGTTGCTACCATGGGCATGGCGACAGTTTTTTAATTAAAGCCGGATCGGGAGCCCTCACCCTTGGAACTCCTAATTCGCCCGGAGTAACCCCGGGAACAGCCCAGGATACCTTGTTAGCCGTATACAACGACACCGAAAGCATAGAACAGCTGTTTCAGCAACATGGAGAACAAATTGCCGGAGTAATTCTCGAACCTGTGACAGGCAATATGGGTGTGGTCATTCCAAAAACAGAGTTTATTCAAAGCCTGCGCCAGTTGTGCACTCAATACGGTGCCTTACTCATCTTCGATGAAGTAATGACTGGCTTTCGACTGGCCAAAGGTGGTGCACAAGAGTTGTTGGGAATAAAACCCGACTTAAGCACGTTTGGTAAAATTATCGGCGGCGGCCTTCCTGTGGGAGCTTATGGAGGCAAAAAAGAAATAATGGAAAAGCTTGCTCCCATTGGGCCAGTATACCAGGCCGGAACGCTTTCCGGTAATCCCATGGCAATGGCAGCCGGTTTGGCCACTTTAAAGATTCTGGACAGGGATGAATTATTTTACACTAAGCTTGAAGCAATTTCAGCTGAGCTGGAAAAAGGGCTGCTTTCTACCCTCGAACAATTAAGTTTCCCGGGTGTTGTGAATCGTGTGGGTTCAATGTTCACCTTGTTCTTCACCGAAAGTAAACAAGTAAAAAGCTTTAAAGAAGTAATGACCTGCAATACCTCGCATTATTCTTCATTTTTCCACTCTAGTCTGGAGGCTGGCATTTACCTCGCGCCCTCGCAATACGAGGCTGCATTTATTTCTGCCGCTCACAGCAAAGAAGATATTGAAAGAACCATTGAGGCAGCTTATACAGCCATTCAACAAATAAAAAAGTAAACATCAACTGTCACATGCCGGAACCGAATCAGAATTTGAAACCTCTATTATTAAAAACCCTTGCGGGAGAAGCCACCAGTCGCCCACCCTTTTGGTTTATGAGGCAGGCAGGAAGGGTTCTTCCCTCCTACATGGCTATTAAAGAAAAATACAGCTTCTGGCAAATGATGCAAACGCCCGAAATAGCTGCCCAGGTTACCCTTTTGCCTGTGGAGGACCTTGGGGTCGATGCGGCCATTTTATTTTCAGATATTCTGGTTATTCCCTACGCCATGGGTATGGGCCTCGATTTTACCGACAACGGCCCGCACTTCGATACCCCACTCTCGCTTTTTGCGGATCCTATGAGCAGATTGCATCCCGATTCTGAAAAACTGCAGTATATCTATAAAGCTATCGATCAGGTTATTATCACTAAACCTTCTGATATACCACTAATTGGATTCTGTGGGGCACCCTTAACTGTGTTGCTTTATATGTTACAAGGATTAAGCCGAAAGGCCGAATTTCCGGATGCGGTGAAATACATTTATGAAAATAAAAATACCACCCGGAAACTAGTCGAAGCCATAACGGAGCTATCCATAGTATACATTCGGGAACAAATAAAACATGGTGTGCAGGTCTTTCAGCTGTTTGAAAGTCATGCCGGACTTATACCACTCGAACTATATCGAGAGCTTTTTATGCCTTCGGTTTTAAAAATTTCGAAAGCTGTGAAAGAACAAAACGTGCCTTTTATATTTTTCCCAAAGGGATTTGGTGTGGGCATAAGAGAATTAACCCCGGAGCACTGCGATTATGTAAGCATCGACTGGCATACTCCGATCGAAATAGCACGCGAATTGGTGCATCCTGCCATTGGATTACAAGGTAACCTCGATCCGCGTGCCTTGTATGGCAATAAAGAACAGATTGAGAAGACCCTCGAAGCTTACCTGGATTTCGGACGTAATAACCAGAATTGGATTTTTAACCTGGGACATGGTTTTATGCCTGGTATTTCGTTCGAGAATGCCCGTTTTATGGCCGATTGGCTTAAAAATGCCAATTGGCAGCGCTAAATACTCTTATCCTCAGAAATTAAGATGAAAATTGATCGTTCACTCATTGAGAAATACAACCAGGCTGTGCCGAGGTACACCAGTTACCCACCTGCCAACTTTTTTACCGGTCAGATTGACAATTCCTCCTTTCTGGATATTGTAAAGGAATCAAACCGGAAAGAGCCCAAAAACATATCGATTTACATTCATATTCCTTTTTGCAACAGCCTTTGCTTTTATTGCGGCTGCAATTCAATTCCTGCAGGTACGCAGCATGCAATGGATGAATACCTCTCTGCCCTTAAAAAGGAAATGTCGATTGTGCTGCCCCTACTCGATAAAAACCGGATTGTGACACAACTCCATTACGGTGGTGGCACACCCAATGCCCTTCCTGTGTCGAAACTGATCGAAATTAACAGCTATCTATTCGGACAACTTAACTTCTCACCCTCGGCGGAAATTGCCATCGAATGCCACCCTGCATATTTAACTCCCGATTACATTCAGGGTTTGCATCTGGCTGGTTTTAATCGGTTTAGTCTTGGAATACAGGATTTCAACCCCCAGGTATTGAAGGCAGTGAACAGAAAACCATCCAAAATGCCCTTGCCAGAACTTATCAATGCCTTACAGGCCGGCAAGAATGTGACTTTCAACCTCGATTTTATTTATGGCCTTCCGCACCAAACTAAAGAGAGTTTTTTAAGCACCATACAACAGGCTGCTGAACTCAAACCCGACAGGCTGGTTACATTTTCTTATGCCCATGTACCATGGGTGAATCAGGCTCAATTAAAATTAGAGGCAGCTGGACTTCCGGATGGAAAACAAAAAATTGACATGACTGAGGCGGCTTATAACCTACTGGCAAAAAGAGGTTACAAATCCATTGGCATGGATCATTATGTGCTCGAAACGGACGAACTATACAAAGCGCAGCATGAAGGCACCTTGCATAGAAATTTTCAGGGATATTGTACCCGCGAAACCACCGGACAGGTTTATGCGTTTGGCGTTTCTGCTATTAGCCAGCTTAGTCATTTTTATGCCCAAAACACCAAAAATTTGCAGACTTATATATCCAAACTAAATGATGATATTATCCCTTTAGAAAAAACATATCAACTTAATGAAAAAGAATTTATTATACGCGAGGTAATAAACCAATTCATGTGCAATAAACGAATAGTCTGGCCAGAGATATCGGAACAGTTGAGAATACCGCAAAACAAGCTATTTGATTGCATTGAATTTGATCAGAATAGACTAAATGAATTTCAGGAGGAAGGAATTCTTACTTTCAATCCGGAGATGATTTGTATGGAAGAAAATGGATTACCCTTTCTGCGCAATGTGGCCGCCAGCTTTGACCCCCTGATGGCAAAAAACCAAAAAACTTTTTCAAAGGCCATTTAGCACCCGCATATGAACCAGACTGAAGAAAGAAAAGTTGTAATCGTTGGTGCCGGATTAAGCGGGTTAACACTAGGCTATTACCTTAAAAAGCAAGGCATTGATTTTATAATTCTTGAAAGAGAAAGTTTTGCGGGGGGTGTAATACAGTCTATCACCGAAAATGGGTTTACCTACGAAAAAGGGCCCAACACAGGGGTCCTGGGAAATCCTGAAGCAGCCGATCTTTTCGAAGACCTCTACCCTGCATGTCAATTAGAAACGGCTAATTCCGATGCAAAGAGACGACTGATTTGGAAACGTGGCAAATGGAATGCACTGCCATCCGGACTTATTTCGGCCATTGGCACTCCCTTGTTTACGCTAAAAGATAAATTGCGGATTCTCGGTGAACCATTTCGAAGAAAGGGAGATAACCCACTGGAAAGTGTAGCTGATTTAACAAAAAGACGGCTCGGCAAGTCCTTTCTCGATTATGCCATTGACCCCTTCATTGCAGGCATCTATGCAGGCGATCCACAAAAGCTGGTTACCAAATATGCATTGCCAAAGCTTTACAACCTCGAACAAACCTATGGAAGCTTGATTCGAGGTGGGATAAAGAAATCGGTAGAAAATAAAAAGGATGTTCGATTGAAAAAAGCCACCCGCGAAGTATTTTCGGTAAAAGGTGGTTTAACGCAAATGGTATTGGCACTCGAAAAGGCAGTTGGTAAAGAAAATATCATTTACAATGCGGCTTCAACATCCATCAATTTAATTAATGGTGGTTTTCATACTTCTTTTAGCCTTGGTAACATCAAACATAGTCTTCAGAGTCGTTTTGTAGTGACTACATCTGGAGCCTATACCCTTCCCGACTTATTGCCATATATCGAAAAAAGTATTCTGGAACCAATTACCAGCCTGGAATATGCCGCTGTGGCACAAATTGTTGTTGGGTATAAAGAGTGGTATGGCATGCCGTTAAACGCCTTTGGCGGACTTGTTCCTTCAGCTGAAAAGAAAAATATTTTAGGTATTCTATTTCCCTCTGCCTTGTTTACGCAGCGTGCACCAGAAGAAGGTGCCCTGCTTTCGGTATTTGTAGGCGGTACCCGTTTGACAAGTGCCCTCGAAATGTTAGATGAGGAACTGGAAGAACTGGTTGTGGTTAATGTAAATAGAATGCTAAATAACAACATATTACCCGATTTAATTAAGATATTCAGATACCCTCATGCCATACCTCAATATCAGGCTTCGAGCGAAGAAAGATTAGCGTGCATTCAGGACCTCCAAAAACGCTATCCGGGTCTTTTGCTTGCCGGAAATATTCGGGATGGTATAGGTATGGCCGACAGGATTAAGCAGGGAAAAAGCCTGGCACTTCAAATTGCTTCTGAAATTCTATCGCAAAAATAATGGCTACCTTTAATGACATCGCAGAGATTTATAGCCAGTTACAGCTTAAAATGTGCACTGTACTGGAAGAAGCAGACGGAAAGGCACACTTCAGGCTGAATCGCTGGGATAAGGAAATTGGAAACGGATTAACCGCAGTCATGCAACAAGGTAAGCACATCGAAAAGGCTGGGCTCAACTATTCGAAAGTTAGCGGACCGGTAAACACATCGCTTAAGCAAATTCTAGGGGAAGAAGCTAAATCCTATCAGGCTACCGGAATTTCCTCCATAATTCATGCACACAACCCTTACTTGCCGACTATACACATGAACGTCAGGTTTTTTTCACTTGATAACGGCACCTGCTGGTTTGGAGGCGGAATAGACCTTACTCCTGCTTACATCGATCTCAACCAGGCTGCAAGTTTTCATCGAAGAATTAAAGCCATTTGCGACAATTTTAATCCGCTTTTTTACGATAAATATAAAAAATGGGCAGATGATTACTTTTTCCTGCCTCACCGGAACGAAACCCGTGGCATTGGAGGAATTTTTTTCGACCGCCAGAAACCAGATGAGAAAGTAAGCCTGGAAGAATGGCTGGCTTTTACACAAGAACTGGCGCATCACTATCCCTTGATTTATATCGACTTAATTAAGCAGAATTCAGGCAAACCGTACGGCGATGAACAAAAAAACTGGCAAAAGATAAGACGTGGCAGGTATGTCGAATTCAACCTCTTATACGATCGCGGAACCCGGTTTGGACTTGAATCTGGAGGCAATACTGAATCAATTCTGATTAGCCTGCCTCCTGAGGTAAATTGGAGTTACGATTACCCACTTCCCGAAAACTCTCCGGAAATGATGACCCAGAATATGCTCAAAAAGAATATCGATTGGATATCCATGGCCATGTCTGAAGAGACTAAATAGTAATCATTTACTTTGAAAACAAAGCATGAAAACAGCCATAATACTTGCCAATGTAGGCACACCCGATAAGCCGGAACTAAAAGCCGTACGGCATTACCTTCACCAATTCCTGAACGACCCGAGGGTAATAGACCTGCCCTGGTTATGGAGGAAAATCCTCGTAAACCTGATTATTGTTCCATTCAGGGCACCTAAATCGACCCGCTTGTACCAAATGCTATGGGGTGCTAATGGCAGTCCATTATTACATTACAGCCTGCAAATACGGGATAAAATACAGAAAATGGTAACCGAAAATTGTGAGGTTTATACCACCATGCGATATGGGAATCCATCGCTGCAAACTGTGATTGATTCTTTAAAATATAAAAACTACGACCGCATCATTGTTTTCCCAATGTTTCCGCAATATGCAAGTTCCACTACTGGCACAATCAATGAACTTGTAATACATAGAATAAAGAAATGGAATATTATCCCAAACCTTGTATTTATTAACCAGTTTTATGAGCAACCGGATTTTATAAAGGCTTTTATTGCAAGGGCAAATACTTATCAACCCGATAAATTCGAACATGTGTTGTTCAGTTTTCATGGCTTGCCTTTACGGCACATTCAGCAATGTCACCCCGAGATTAAGTTAGATAATTGTAAGTGCACCTCGGTCATGCCTGCCCATGGCGGCTGGTGTTACAAAGCTCAGTGCTACCAAACAGCCAGGTTAATTGCAAGTGAACTTAAGCTCGAGCCAGATCAGTTTTCTGTAGGTTTTCAATCGAGGTTATCGAAAAACTGGCTACAACCCTTCAGCGATAAGCTCATTACCGAAAAAGCAAAACAAGGCCTGAAATCGCTTCTTGTCATTGCACCCTCTTTTGTGGCCGATTGCCTCGAAACCGAAGTAGAAATTGGAATGGAATACAAGCAATTGTTCCTGGAACATGGAGGCCAACACTTTGAAATGGTAGAAAGTCTGAATGATAGCAATGAATGGGCATTGGCTATAAAAAACATATTGTTAAAATATCTCTGAACAGAAATCTCTGTGTGAACCTAATTCTCTGACTTTAAAGTCAAAAAGACTTCTTCGAAAAAAAAACAGGATTTATGGGGTTACCTTTTTCGATGTTCCAGAATAAAGTCTTGGAAGTTATCTCTACAATTGCGTTGACATTTTAACTAGTTCTGAGATTTTTTGTTCGTATAGCGATTTCAACATAAGCCCTGTACAACAGTTATTTTTAAGTTATCCGTAATCCCATTAGTAGATTCAAGATTTCAGAGAGAAATAACTTCCGCCTCATTCGCCCCTCGTCAAGGGGCGTTTTTTTTCCACAGAAAAAAACTTCACTTTTTCTTATCTTTAATGCAGCATCTAACCATTTGGCTCGTCATTAGATATAGAAATGACTGAAAAAACAGAATCCCAACATTTCCAGCAGCATCTTGAACTAATAGAGGCATGCAGAAAAAACGACACCAAGGCACAGATTGAAGTGTACAGGTTCTATTGCAAAGCCATGTTCAACGTGTGTTTGAGGTTGGTAAAAAATTCGGTTGAAGCAGAAGACCTGATGCAGGAAGCATTTATTTCGGCCTTTGAAAAATTGGATCAGTACAGAGCA
It contains:
- the hemH gene encoding ferrochelatase: MKTAIILANVGTPDKPELKAVRHYLHQFLNDPRVIDLPWLWRKILVNLIIVPFRAPKSTRLYQMLWGANGSPLLHYSLQIRDKIQKMVTENCEVYTTMRYGNPSLQTVIDSLKYKNYDRIIVFPMFPQYASSTTGTINELVIHRIKKWNIIPNLVFINQFYEQPDFIKAFIARANTYQPDKFEHVLFSFHGLPLRHIQQCHPEIKLDNCKCTSVMPAHGGWCYKAQCYQTARLIASELKLEPDQFSVGFQSRLSKNWLQPFSDKLITEKAKQGLKSLLVIAPSFVADCLETEVEIGMEYKQLFLEHGGQHFEMVESLNDSNEWALAIKNILLKYL
- the hemN gene encoding oxygen-independent coproporphyrinogen III oxidase, which translates into the protein MDRSLIEKYNQAVPRYTSYPPANFFTGQIDNSSFLDIVKESNRKEPKNISIYIHIPFCNSLCFYCGCNSIPAGTQHAMDEYLSALKKEMSIVLPLLDKNRIVTQLHYGGGTPNALPVSKLIEINSYLFGQLNFSPSAEIAIECHPAYLTPDYIQGLHLAGFNRFSLGIQDFNPQVLKAVNRKPSKMPLPELINALQAGKNVTFNLDFIYGLPHQTKESFLSTIQQAAELKPDRLVTFSYAHVPWVNQAQLKLEAAGLPDGKQKIDMTEAAYNLLAKRGYKSIGMDHYVLETDELYKAQHEGTLHRNFQGYCTRETTGQVYAFGVSAISQLSHFYAQNTKNLQTYISKLNDDIIPLEKTYQLNEKEFIIREVINQFMCNKRIVWPEISEQLRIPQNKLFDCIEFDQNRLNEFQEEGILTFNPEMICMEENGLPFLRNVAASFDPLMAKNQKTFSKAI
- the hemF gene encoding oxygen-dependent coproporphyrinogen oxidase, with product MATFNDIAEIYSQLQLKMCTVLEEADGKAHFRLNRWDKEIGNGLTAVMQQGKHIEKAGLNYSKVSGPVNTSLKQILGEEAKSYQATGISSIIHAHNPYLPTIHMNVRFFSLDNGTCWFGGGIDLTPAYIDLNQAASFHRRIKAICDNFNPLFYDKYKKWADDYFFLPHRNETRGIGGIFFDRQKPDEKVSLEEWLAFTQELAHHYPLIYIDLIKQNSGKPYGDEQKNWQKIRRGRYVEFNLLYDRGTRFGLESGGNTESILISLPPEVNWSYDYPLPENSPEMMTQNMLKKNIDWISMAMSEETK
- the hemE gene encoding uroporphyrinogen decarboxylase; the protein is MPEPNQNLKPLLLKTLAGEATSRPPFWFMRQAGRVLPSYMAIKEKYSFWQMMQTPEIAAQVTLLPVEDLGVDAAILFSDILVIPYAMGMGLDFTDNGPHFDTPLSLFADPMSRLHPDSEKLQYIYKAIDQVIITKPSDIPLIGFCGAPLTVLLYMLQGLSRKAEFPDAVKYIYENKNTTRKLVEAITELSIVYIREQIKHGVQVFQLFESHAGLIPLELYRELFMPSVLKISKAVKEQNVPFIFFPKGFGVGIRELTPEHCDYVSIDWHTPIEIARELVHPAIGLQGNLDPRALYGNKEQIEKTLEAYLDFGRNNQNWIFNLGHGFMPGISFENARFMADWLKNANWQR
- the hemL gene encoding glutamate-1-semialdehyde 2,1-aminomutase — its product is MLDHKNSIEAFQKAIQHIPGGVNSPVRAFKGVGGNPVFFQRGTGAYLDDIDNNRYIDYVGSWGPMILGHRHPEVLEALSNTLETGTSFGAPTLIETQLAELIKKMVPSVELVRMVNSGTEATMSAIRLARGFTGRNKIIKFEGCYHGHGDSFLIKAGSGALTLGTPNSPGVTPGTAQDTLLAVYNDTESIEQLFQQHGEQIAGVILEPVTGNMGVVIPKTEFIQSLRQLCTQYGALLIFDEVMTGFRLAKGGAQELLGIKPDLSTFGKIIGGGLPVGAYGGKKEIMEKLAPIGPVYQAGTLSGNPMAMAAGLATLKILDRDELFYTKLEAISAELEKGLLSTLEQLSFPGVVNRVGSMFTLFFTESKQVKSFKEVMTCNTSHYSSFFHSSLEAGIYLAPSQYEAAFISAAHSKEDIERTIEAAYTAIQQIKK
- the hemG gene encoding protoporphyrinogen oxidase is translated as MNQTEERKVVIVGAGLSGLTLGYYLKKQGIDFIILERESFAGGVIQSITENGFTYEKGPNTGVLGNPEAADLFEDLYPACQLETANSDAKRRLIWKRGKWNALPSGLISAIGTPLFTLKDKLRILGEPFRRKGDNPLESVADLTKRRLGKSFLDYAIDPFIAGIYAGDPQKLVTKYALPKLYNLEQTYGSLIRGGIKKSVENKKDVRLKKATREVFSVKGGLTQMVLALEKAVGKENIIYNAASTSINLINGGFHTSFSLGNIKHSLQSRFVVTTSGAYTLPDLLPYIEKSILEPITSLEYAAVAQIVVGYKEWYGMPLNAFGGLVPSAEKKNILGILFPSALFTQRAPEEGALLSVFVGGTRLTSALEMLDEELEELVVVNVNRMLNNNILPDLIKIFRYPHAIPQYQASSEERLACIQDLQKRYPGLLLAGNIRDGIGMADRIKQGKSLALQIASEILSQK